The nucleotide window GCCAATTACGGTATCGCAGTTACTACGCTTATATTTCTTCCTTTAGGAGCGGATATGAATGCGTCCGTATATAAAGCTGAGACACATAACGGGCTGTCCTATTTCGTAAAGCTAAAACGTGGCCATCCCTATGATATTAGCGTTATAATATTAGCATTGCTACAGGCATCAGGAATTCAACAAATTATTCCACCTATCAAAGCAATCAATGGCAAGTTAACTCAGTGCATCAACGATTTTACTCTTACCCTATATCCATTTGTCGATGGGCAGAATGGGTTTTGCTATACTCTAAAAAATGATCAATGGATTACCCTAGGTAAAGCATTGCGGCAAGTTCATGAATTTGAGGTACCACCATCAATCAAAGCTCAGATTAGGAAAGAAGCTTATTCATCCAAATGGCGGAAAGCCGTTCGATCGCTTGATGACCATATTGATGGGAACCTAACCGGTAATGAAACGGCTTTGAAGTTACAAGCATTTATGAAGGAGCACAGGACGATAATTCATCGCCTGTTAGATCGAGCCGAATCTTTAAGCCAAAAGATCCAGGAACAATCGCCCGAATTTGTCCTGTGCCATTCAGACCTTCATGGCGGGAATGTATTGATAGATAGAAATGACGCCATCTACATAGTGGATTGGGATGAACCTATTATGGCCCCTAAAGAACGTGATCTCATGTTTATTGGTGGAGGTGTAGCTAATGTCTGGAATAATCCTCACGAGGAAGAATTTTTTTATAAAGGCTACGGAAGTACTAACATCAATAGGGTAATCCTAGCCTATTATCGACATGAACGAATTGTAGAAGATATTGCAGAATACGGTGAAGCGTTGCTTTTGACAACGGCCGGAGGTGAAACCAGACTAGAAATGTACAAACAGTTCATAGACATGTTTGAACCAGGCGGCGTGGTGGAGATAGCATTCAAAACAGATGAGGGATTAGCCCTTTAAGGATCAAGATATTCATGAAGAAAAGAGCTGACCAAATTCGCCTTGTGAGATGCATGCAAGATACCGATTGGGATTTTGCTAAGAAATTAAGAAACAAATACTTTTTTGATCTCCTATCAACTAAAGACCCCTATACATGGACATTTGACCATAAAGAACACGTGCACTTCATCCTTTATCAAGATGAAACAATGACTGGCTATGCACACATTCAGCTTTGGCCTAATAACCGAGCTGCACTGAGAATTATTGTCATTGATGAGCCTTATAGGAATGATGGATTAGGCAGTCAATTTTTACACTTTTGTGAACAATGGCTGAAAACACACGGTATTAAATCTCTGCACGATGAAGCAAGACCCAGTGCAATACAATTCTATCGTAAAAATGGCTATATTGAGATGCCTTTCAATGATCCCAGTGGCGAACAACCAAGCATTTACGACCTTGCTCTAGGGAAAATGTTATGAAAACGATGATAAGCTGAAGAAAATAAAATGACAGACCCTAATCCCAATTCCCCATATTGCATTAGCTAGACGAATCATTCGCGATTACAGCTCTGAACCAAAAGGATTATCTCCTAACAACAAGACCCATGTATATGGCAAGTTATGGTCAGAAAAATCAGTCTGCATTACTCTTAGATGGAAGTTTACCTTTAGAGTCTCTTCTTCAAATGTATTAGACGGTCTGAAAATCAACTTTAAAAAGAATGAGGTAATATGACTCATCAATGGGAACCACAGCAAACTATTGAACCACCACTTGCTTTGCAATTAATTAAAGAGCAATTTCCTGAACTTTCTTCTAAAAATATTCGCTTACTAGGGGCTGGCTGGGATAATACAGCTTTTATTATCGATGAAGAATTGATCTTTCGATTTCCTAGAAGAGAAATTGCTCTTTCTCTTTTAGAGGCCGAATGGTGTGCGTTACCTAAGCTAGCCTCACGTCTTCCGGTACCTATTCCGATTCCTCAATGGAAAGGTTCGCCAACCCCCAATTTTCCCTGGCCTTTTATTGGCTATCGCTTAATTGCTGGCTTCACTGCCTGCTATGCTAATCTCCTTGAAGATGAAAGAGCCGCACTTGCAGAACCTATTGCTAAATTCCTTGCATTACTTCATGCGACGCCTAAGTCAGAATTTTCAGAATGCTATATTCCAGAAAATAACCATAGCCGAATAGATGGGGCTTTATTGACTACCAAAATAGAAAAAAGCTTTGAAGAACTCTCTTTACTTGGCTTGCTAGAAAATAGAAAAGGACTTGAGCTTACAGTGCAAAATTTGCAAAATTTTAGAGCACCAGTTAATTCATTCCTTGTACATGGAGATTTCTATGTAAGACATCTTCTTATTGATCAAAAACACGAGCTAGTAGGAGTTATCGATTGGGGTGATATTCATTGGGGAGATCCTGCAATCGATCTTGCTATTGCCCACAGTTTTTTACCAGTACAAGCACATCAATCTTTCATAAAAGCTTACGGAGATATATCGGAAGAAACATGGATATTAGCTAAATTAAGAGCAATTTACAGCAATACATTACTTGCCTTATTTGGTTATCATTCTAATGATCCAAATATTATGCGTGAGGGACTCCGTTCTCTTAAAATGATGGCTGCTAAGTGATCTCAAATATTTTAAAGGCTCCTTTAAGTCGAGAAATCAAAAAGGAATATGATAGGTTAATGAATGCCACAGCTTCAATTCCTATTTCTTTTCGTAATGTGAAAATAATGGAAGGAACTGGGGGAAAGTAAGTGTAGCAGATCTGATTGCTTATCAAATTGGTTTGGGCAAATGCTTAATTAGGTGGTATGAGTCGGGAATAAAAGGAGAAAGCCCTGAAATGCCTGACGAAGGCTTTTTAAAATGGGATTATGTCGCTATAGCTCAACATTTTTATGCAAAGCATCAATATAATCGATTTGAGCAGCAAGAAAAGGCGTTTCATCAGGTGGTTTCTGAAATTATCAACATGGGTGAAAACGAATAACAAGCTGGAAATTTAGAGCAAATTGGAGTTTGGGTATGGGGTATTCTTTTGTCTGGAAAGCAATGGCCCTTATCCAAGTGGATCAAAGTTAATACCTGTTCCCCTTACAAACGCGCTTATTCTACTATTAGAAAAACTTTTCTATAACATGCTAATTTTCCGCAAATGAACAGAAAAAAGCGGAAAAGACCATCCCACAGTTTTATTAACCAAAGAACCCTGATGAAGGCTAATCTCGATTTGCCTTACTTACCCCCTGTACCTTTAAAAAAAACTCTCTGCATTTTTAGCAAACAAATTTTATCGATTGTTTGTGGGGATAAATAATGCTTTTAAATCATCTTGAAGCTTTTTATCATTTAAATTTTATGTATCTCATTTGGCCCTAAATATCTATACCCAAAGTTCAGGTTATTGTACAAATTTGCAATCTAATCAACAGCCTAGAGTTTGATAAACATAATATGCCTATCAAGTTCTAAGGGTTATACCTTCCGCGTACTCTCTAATGAATGGCAATGCAAGCACGAAAGGTCTTTAAGACCATGTGGGCTACCTCTTCATATGAAAGTTCGTTTAGCAAAATATATAAAACTTTTGCCCGCGTTATGCCTAACTTTAAACATATCGAGTATGCAATCAATGGTTCGGCTTACACGAAATCAGAAAAGAAAACTCTTAAGGTCGATACGGTGACTTTCTCATCAACTTTTCAATAAACATTTGAGGAAAATAGGTTCTTATGCAAGAATTAAACTAACACTTAGTAGTGTGCAAAAGTTAAATTAGGAGTAAAAAATGTTTACAAAGCAGTCTTTGACCAAGACTTCTCCTTCGAGGATAGGTCTAACTTTCATTTCTTCTAATCTCTCCTCTTTTGTCCCTTCTTATTATCCTTCCTATTATTCTTACTAATTATCCCATTTATTTTTAACGTTTACTCATCTTAAAGATAGCATAACGTACTTTCAGCATTGCGTAACAAGGCTATAGCTTTTTTGCGTTAATAATTAATTTTATAAATAAATTTATTTTTTATTTGGGAAGGTTTTATGCAACATTCAAAGCCATGCCGTGGTTTAACCACAACAAAAGCTCCATTTATTGAAAATGCTCAAAATGCAGGCCAATTATTTATTCAACAGGCCTATGAATTATACGATGAAAATAATCAGAAAGCGTGGAAAAAATTATACGCTCTTTTGCGCCCAAAATGGGAAAAATACGCAAATAAAAAATTTATGGAGGGCATTCAATCGCTTTGTTTGAATCCTTATCGAATCCCTAGGTTGGAAGAGATAAATGCGTTTTTAGAACCACTCACAGGTTTTAAAGCAAAAGCGGTTAGCGGTTATGTGCCGACCTATTTATTTTTTGATAGTTTAAAACGTCGCGAATTCCCAACCACAATCACGATTAGGGATAGTGATCGTTTAGACTATTTACCTGAGCCAGATATTTTCCATGATATTGCAGGACACGTTCCTATGCATACAGATAAAACATTTGCTAGTGTACTTGTTAGATTTGGCTCTCTTGCTCATATAGCAGCAAAACGCCATGCCCATATCACAAATAGAGAAGAAAAATTGGCAAAAATTCGAAGCAATATTCAAGCTTTATCAAGGTTTTTTTGGTTTAGCATTGAATTTGGACTTATGCGCGAAGATGGCCGTATATGTGTATACGGAAGTGGCCTTTTAAGTTCTGCAGGTGAAATCGAACATTCAGTTGAATCCCCAAATGTTCAAAGATACCCTTTTCAGCTAGAGTGGGTCATCAATCAATCATTTGTAATTGATCGCTTTCAATCTCTACTATTTGTGATTGATTCCTTTGAACACCTTTATGAAGAGGTAGATCGATTAGAACGTTGGTTGCTGGAAGGGAAGTTAGACTACATCTGTCCTGGAGAGCCAAGCGTTATTGAAGCAGATTTGAAAGCTTTTTTAGAGGTCGAAAATGAAGAATGAGATGAGCCTTTCAAACCAGGAAAAGGTGTACCATGCTATTAGCACAACCTTTTGTGTCATTGTGGTCCTTTCTAACATCATATCTGCAAAGATAGTCGTGTTACCCTATCTAAACTTTAGCATTCCAGCAGGCTTAATTACCTACCCTCTTACATTTTTATTGGGTGATCTTGTCACTGAAATTTTTGGAGTGAAGAAGGCTAAGCTTATGATCTACACCGCTTTGGGAATGAATCTATTAAGCTTCGGTATTATCGAAATAACTCTATTGTTACCCACAGAAATGTTGGAAACGCAAAATGCCTTTCATACAGTACTTGATTTAAGTAGCTTACGCATTTTTTCCTCCCTCATAGCGTACATTGTTGCTCAAATTGCCGATATTTATTTGTATGCAATGATAAAAAGATGGACAGGCCCCAACTTATTATGGCTGCGCAATAATGGTTCGACTTGCATTTCTCAAATGATCGACACACTTATCATTGATATTATCTTTTTATATTGGGGACTTGGCATGGCGATGAACCAAGTGCTACCTATTATGATTTTTTCATATGCTTACAAAACTTTTTTTAGTCTCTCTTCTACTCCTTTATTTTATTTTTGTGTTTTTATCATTCAAAAGAAATTGAAGTACAATAATCAGTTATGTCTTCAAAATTTAACATTAACCCATCAAAATTAGGATTTTTATGGATTCAAATTGCAAACTTTCAAATAAAAAGTGCATACCCTGCAACAAAGATATTCCTACTTTAAAAGGTCATCCACTGGTTGAACTGCATAAGCAACTCGGCAATGGCTGGAAGGTAGTTGAAGAGCATCATCTAGAAAAGGATTATCTTTTTTCAGACTTTCGCGAAGCTCTCGCTTTCACTAACAAAATTGGCGCCATTGCTGAGCAAGAAGGACATCACCCTGATATCCTTCTTAGCTATGGAAAAGTCAGAATTCAACTCTGGACACATAAAATTGATGGATTGTCTGAAAGTGATTTTGTGTTAGCAGCAAAATGCGATGAGGTATGAAAATCTAAGAGTAAACAGGAAATAATTAAAACCTATTTTCACGGCTTAGAAACAAGCAGCTAAGTATCTATACAACTTCACAAGCCCTGAAGAAGAGACATTTAGAATGCTAGCTGTGGAAATGGGGGAAAATATTTAATTTAAGATTAATGGCTTTTCCATTAAATTCTTATAGATATTTGATAGGACATGATTTGAAAACTAATAACGATGATTTTTAAAATGGTTAAAGGCATTTTTATTTTATTTCTTTTTTTATTTTCAACTATTGATGCATTCACCATCACTAAAAATCATCCTCGACAGGAATTTAACTTAAGCCAAGAAGCTTATAGTTACCTTGAAGAGGCTCTCGCACATATGGAGAGAGGTTCAGTAAATAGAGAAATCCTCAATTGGAATGCACTAAGGAGAGAAGTATACAAGAAAGCGTCAAATGCCCTTACCCCCAAAGACACCTATGAGGCAATCGAACTAGCTATATCTCTCCTGAATGATGATCACAGTTTTTTTATGAAACCGGATCAGGCTATTTTTTTTGAGACCAAAAGTGATGATCAAGCTATAGATATTATCCAATCAAATAGTAGGTTGATCAATAGTCAAATTGGTTATTTATTAGTTCCCCCTTGTAATTCATTATCTGAAGATTCAATGAAAGAATATGCATTGAGCCTCCAACAAGAAATTCAGGCATTGGACATAAATAACCTAAGTAAATGGATTGTTGATCTTCGTGGAAATTGTGGGGGAAATATGTGGCCTATGGTCCTGGGACTAAGGCCTTTAATTGAAATAGAAACATTTGGATTTTTCTCAGATGGTTCGGGAGAATATTATGCTTGGAATTTTGAAGGCCTGTCAGTAAAAACTGATAACCTCGAAATATGCTCCCTTAATGCACTATCCTACAAGCTCAACCAATTGCATCCACAGATTGCCGTTCTTGTAGATAATCAGACGGCTAGCTCAGGTGAGGCAACAACTATTGCCTTTTTAGGGGGAGATAAGACAAAGGTATTTGGGCAAAAAACGGCAGGTTATACTTCTGCAAATGAGGCAATTCAACTTAGCGATGGAGCTACTATTTTTTTAGCCACGACTTATTCAGCAGACCGTTTAAGAAGGATCTATCACGATGGTATAACGCCTGATCAAATCACGGAAGTGGGAGATTTTGCTTTAAATGAAGCTATTAGATGGCTGGAGACAGAAAACAATTAAGCTCTTTCTTATTTACAATTGGTTAAATGGTTTGCAATCTTCAAGCCACATTCAGGCCCATCCCCCAATGCATTGGACTAGCTTTAATAACTGTCCCGATTTTCGCTTGCCCTTTTTCCTGCATAAGTTTGTGAAGCGTCCTTCAGCCAAGGCGAGCTTTTTTGGCTAGGTGAGAGACTTTGCCATATAGGCTAAAAATATCTTTTCGGCAAAATTTAAAGGCTTCACCCCCCTCTTTAGATAATGCTTAGTGTAAAAAGTGCATAGGGAATTCGGAATTTTGAAGATATTTTCTTAACAACTCTTGAAAAGAACAAAATTTATTATTCCTCACATCCCCCTCCTACAATCCTCAAAGCACTTCTTAGCTTTATTGATATCACGCTATTGGGTTTGTTTATGCCATCATCTACAATCAATATAATAAATAAAATTATAACAGGCAGAATGTCTTGTGGCTGCTATCTTGGTTGATGTCAGCTATTACAAGATACAATAGTTTAAGGATCGCTGACAGACTGATTATTTTCAGTTAGTAAAAAGCATGCCTTACTCGTATGGCAAGCATATTTTGCCGGTTGATGCTGCTGTGCATGAGTACAGTATAGGCTTGTCTCGGGTTGAAGTTGCTCGCAATCATGGTATTATTCTCGCAATAGCACTGAACATCACCCTTATTGAAGGAATTGATTCGGTGTGCAATATACTTAACCGATGCTGGCTTGATGGAAGTCTGCTTTTCGGATGATGGCAATTTGCCTCATTAAGTTAGAGAATAAAGGTGTAATTGCTCAAGAATGGCGAAGCTTAAAACATGAATATATTTAACGACAGAACAAGCAGACTATAAGTTCTGCCGCTCTATCAATCTTTTAAAAAATAACTTTAGCGATTATCTTCTATTCCATATGCGCGTCTTCAGGATAAGAATATCCCTTCAGCTGCGCTGATTGATAATAAATTGTTAATGGTATTCGTAAAGAGCTGTCGGCATAATAAAAAGAATCTTCTCTATTCACACTATTAAATTGGTTCACAGCAGATTTTAAATCTCTTTGGAACTCTTCATTTGAAAGAGATTTCTCAAAAATTTGCATAATTTTAGTTTTGTTACGATTATTCTCAAAATAATGTTCAGCAAATGATCTTAAATAATCAGGAGAGCTCACTTTTTCTATAAAACCTGGAATTTGACCGATTACAAACGATCTTGCACCGTCATCCATAAGGAACATTCCAACCCCCCGTTCAATCATTTTACGAACTAAGTGAGCTGTTGGATCCACTAAAAAATTTCCGGAGCAAATATCTTTAACGTACTTATCGCCCTCTCCCCTTGCAGCAATAATTTTTTCAGCTAATTGACGATTAGCAGGCTCTACGGTTGAGGGTATATCTTTAGGGGTAGAAGAGTCTTTTTTCAAAAGAGTTGTTTTAGCTTTATCATTGATGCTTTTATCCTGAGAAGATAGATCTCGTTTTTTGTTAATACGTCCAGAAAGAGAAGCTACGCCATATGCAGCAGCAAAACCTAGAGGGATTATGACTGTAAAGTATGAGAGTATCTTTAATACTGCCAAAACATTTGTTGTATTATCATTTTTTCTTAAATCAGAAACTTGCTGAAAACCATTAAAATACTTTTTACAAATATCTAAAACTCTCATGAATTAACCTTTATTTAAAAAAAAATTAATAAATATTATTTAGACTATATAATGTAAGTTGCAAATAACTAAGTTGAATAAATTTTAGGTTAAAAAAAAGGCTTCACTTCTCTAAATTTTATTTTGCGAAATAAAAAAAACGAGAAGGAAGCCATGGAAATGCAGATTATAGCAACTTATTGCCTTTTGGACGACTATATCCTTTCAATTAAGCATAAAGATTGGCCGAATGCCAAACTGACTACATCAGAAATTATGCTGATAAGTGTAGTGGCTATGCGATTTTTTTATGGCAATATGGAGACCGCAAGACAATTTCTCATGGAGCATAATTACCTTCGCAACTATTTAAGCAAGAGTGCGTTAAATCGCAGAATACATGGAATTCCCACGACGTATTGGGAAGGAATTTTAGAATTTATACAAAGAGCAAAGAATCAAGGAGAGTTGCCATTATATTATATTGTTGATGCCTTTCCTGTATCTTTTTGTAGAAATATAATAATACGCAACTGTAGGATTTATCAGGGAGAAGAGTTTAGAGGATATAATTTTAGTAAACGCGAGTGGTTTTATGGGCTCAAAGTCTCTGTAATAGCTTCACCAGATGGCTGTCCACTGCGAGTGGTACTTTGCCCAGGAAGGGAACATGATTCAGTGCCGTTTAAGGTTAGGGAACGTAAATTGCCAAAAGGGAGTGAAATTTTTGGTGATTCAGCCTATTTGGATTACGACTATCAAGACATGTTAGAGAAAAATGAAAATATACGATTGATAGCAGAGCCAAAATCTAATTCCTTACGGCCGATCGATCTGCATGATTGGATAAATTTAAAATATATTCGCAAGTTTATTGAGGGAGCATTTGGCGTGATCTCCAGAATGCTGCCTAAAAAGATTCATGCTGTTACTCCTGAAGGCTTCGAGATTAAAGTGTTAGGATTTCTTGTTGCAGCTGCAACAAATTTTCTACCAAATTAGTTATTTGCAACTTACATTATATAATTTAAATATCAAGTCCAAAGTTTCAGTCCAAAAATTCCATGTTGTGCTCTTTTCCTTTAGAAATAAAATTAGTTTCAGTTGCTTTATCAGATTAAAACTCCTAGTTTGTTCAGAATGAAATCAACTCTTTCTTTAACTGAAGCTTTAGGGATGAGCACTGTTTCGTAACCCCACTTTTTGTACTTGATAAGAAGTTCATTGAACTCTTTCTTTGCTGACTCAAAATCGTGTTTTCTCTCTCCATCATTAGCAAAAATTTCTTCCCAGGGTGGTACTAGAAAAACTAAGCGATTATAT belongs to Chlamydiales bacterium STE3 and includes:
- a CDS encoding hypothetical protein (Product derived from UniProtKB/Trembl:Q6MBR2) gives rise to the protein MRNKKNEKEAMEMQIIATYCLLDDYILSIKHKDWPNAKLTTSEIMLISVVAMRFFYGNMETARQFLMEHNYLRNYLSKSALNRRIHGIPTTYWEGILEFIQRAKNQGELPLYYIVDAFPVSFCRNIIIRNCRIYQGEEFRGYNFSKREWFYGLKVSVIASPDGCPLRVVLCPGREHDSVPFKVRERKLPKGSEIFGDSAYLDYDYQDMLEKNENIRLIAEPKSNSLRPIDLHDWINLKYIRKFIEGAFGVISRMLPKKIHAVTPEGFEIKVLGFLVAAATNFLPN
- a CDS encoding hypothetical protein (Product derived from UniProtKB/Trembl:Q6MCV8), which encodes MKNEMSLSNQEKVYHAISTTFCVIVVLSNIISAKIVVLPYLNFSIPAGLITYPLTFLLGDLVTEIFGVKKAKLMIYTALGMNLLSFGIIEITLLLPTEMLETQNAFHTVLDLSSLRIFSSLIAYIVAQIADIYLYAMIKRWTGPNLLWLRNNGSTCISQMIDTLIIDIIFLYWGLGMAMNQVLPIMIFSYAYKTFFSLSSTPLFYFCVFIIQKKLKYNNQLCLQNLTLTHQN
- a CDS encoding Phenylalanine-4-hydroxylase (Product derived from UniProtKB/Swiss-Prot:Q9A7V7;Gene name derived from UniProtKB/Swiss-Prot:Q9A7V7;EC number derived from UniProtKB/Swiss-Prot:Q9A7V7), with amino-acid sequence MQHSKPCRGLTTTKAPFIENAQNAGQLFIQQAYELYDENNQKAWKKLYALLRPKWEKYANKKFMEGIQSLCLNPYRIPRLEEINAFLEPLTGFKAKAVSGYVPTYLFFDSLKRREFPTTITIRDSDRLDYLPEPDIFHDIAGHVPMHTDKTFASVLVRFGSLAHIAAKRHAHITNREEKLAKIRSNIQALSRFFWFSIEFGLMREDGRICVYGSGLLSSAGEIEHSVESPNVQRYPFQLEWVINQSFVIDRFQSLLFVIDSFEHLYEEVDRLERWLLEGKLDYICPGEPSVIEADLKAFLEVENEE
- a CDS encoding Uncharacterized protein (Product derived from UniProtKB/Trembl:K2AGD8); this encodes MTEKQSLPPQYIIDCLNANYGIAVTTLIFLPLGADMNASVYKAETHNGLSYFVKLKRGHPYDISVIILALLQASGIQQIIPPIKAINGKLTQCINDFTLTLYPFVDGQNGFCYTLKNDQWITLGKALRQVHEFEVPPSIKAQIRKEAYSSKWRKAVRSLDDHIDGNLTGNETALKLQAFMKEHRTIIHRLLDRAESLSQKIQEQSPEFVLCHSDLHGGNVLIDRNDAIYIVDWDEPIMAPKERDLMFIGGGVANVWNNPHEEEFFYKGYGSTNINRVILAYYRHERIVEDIAEYGEALLLTTAGGETRLEMYKQFIDMFEPGGVVEIAFKTDEGLAL
- a CDS encoding putative pterin-4-alpha-carbinolamine dehydratase (Product derived from UniProtKB/Swiss-Prot:A6TVX6;EC number derived from UniProtKB/Swiss-Prot:A6TVX6) codes for the protein MDSNCKLSNKKCIPCNKDIPTLKGHPLVELHKQLGNGWKVVEEHHLEKDYLFSDFREALAFTNKIGAIAEQEGHHPDILLSYGKVRIQLWTHKIDGLSESDFVLAAKCDEV
- a CDS encoding Phosphotransferase (Product derived from UniProtKB/Trembl:K2FC20;EC number derived from UniProtKB/Trembl:K2FC20); amino-acid sequence: MTHQWEPQQTIEPPLALQLIKEQFPELSSKNIRLLGAGWDNTAFIIDEELIFRFPRREIALSLLEAEWCALPKLASRLPVPIPIPQWKGSPTPNFPWPFIGYRLIAGFTACYANLLEDERAALAEPIAKFLALLHATPKSEFSECYIPENNHSRIDGALLTTKIEKSFEELSLLGLLENRKGLELTVQNLQNFRAPVNSFLVHGDFYVRHLLIDQKHELVGVIDWGDIHWGDPAIDLAIAHSFLPVQAHQSFIKAYGDISEETWILAKLRAIYSNTLLALFGYHSNDPNIMREGLRSLKMMAAK
- a CDS encoding Nisin-resistance protein (Product derived from UniProtKB/Swiss-Prot:P23648;Gene name derived from UniProtKB/Swiss-Prot:P23648) yields the protein MIFKMVKGIFILFLFLFSTIDAFTITKNHPRQEFNLSQEAYSYLEEALAHMERGSVNREILNWNALRREVYKKASNALTPKDTYEAIELAISLLNDDHSFFMKPDQAIFFETKSDDQAIDIIQSNSRLINSQIGYLLVPPCNSLSEDSMKEYALSLQQEIQALDINNLSKWIVDLRGNCGGNMWPMVLGLRPLIEIETFGFFSDGSGEYYAWNFEGLSVKTDNLEICSLNALSYKLNQLHPQIAVLVDNQTASSGEATTIAFLGGDKTKVFGQKTAGYTSANEAIQLSDGATIFLATTYSADRLRRIYHDGITPDQITEVGDFALNEAIRWLETENN